From one Colletotrichum destructivum chromosome 3, complete sequence genomic stretch:
- a CDS encoding Putative phosphoribosylformylglycinamidine synthase PurL, purM-like domain-containing protein — MPPPKNLSLSPSVTPGETSPLIAGSSPCPTPTVGNMEFLTLVGSEAYTAKQAEELKTRINKTQDSNKVASVAGIWVYYVHLKNSDNNLIVQQKLTKWLALPDQTNAQIPANTDTQKTYYVTPRNISPWSSKGTSITHVCGLSGHIDRIERGRAITINFENPVSDDDIAFKDVVYDRMTETIGLSRPDLAAMFIEGQRFPLEIVDIFGNADPVSTLKSYNKQFGLAMDDSEIEYLVEVFKRLGRNPHDVELFMFAQVNSEHCRHKQFNANWTIDQQQMGHSLFGMIKNTHKSNPNFTVSAYSDNAAVLQGETASFWAPDYSTGSWKLTKEVVHVLVKVETHNHPTAISPFPGAATGAGGEIRDEGAVGRGSAPKAGLCGFWVSDLLIPDEKAPWEVDLGKPAHFASSLDIMLEAPIGSARFNNEFGRPCLLGCFRTLLTDVGKEDSPEWRGYHKPIMIAGGVGTVRPQHALKELGDVHDGAHAIVLGGPAMLIGLGGGAASSSASNEDTAELDFASVQRGNPEMERRAQMVIDTCAALGEQNPIAMIHDVGAGGLSNALPELVKDAGFGGKFELRQVHSADSSMSPLQIWCNEAQERYVLLVNKENVNRFVSICRRERCPFSDVGTVVAMDAEGNAKLTLSDRDSPENPMPIDLPFNALFPPGRRLERVVESRKLDLPAFSAASSLAAAGVADATDAAALITAATERVFRMPAVGSKSFLITIGDRTVGGLSVRDQMVGPWQTPVADCAVTATSFSLGSNARTGEVMAMGEKPQLALISPAASARMAVAESLLNLGAADFLGQLDRVKLSANWMAAVNHPGEGAGLYEAVRAIGMELCPQLKISIPVGKDSTSMKASWKDRESGEAKSVTAPMSVIITAVTVVDDVRNTWTPQLRRIEDVGETILLYVDLAEGKKAMGGSALAQSLRQMGNEAPDVRNVDLITDYFDALQQLHKSGVVLAYHDVSDGGLMTAVAEMMFAGRCGVDLMLDGIAKSDAPNDLLEALFHEELGAVFQVRKEDETNFKRCFATCGPPPGLIRKFGVVQPKTNQTLNIRYGGHTPIVSLGRVEMQQWWSRTSYAMQRERDNPASADSEYALVADSADPGLSFNLTFSPSENIMPLTASLGSLLRKAPRVAILREVGVNSHREMAFAFKAAGFDPVDVHMSDVLAGRSLADFVGVAAGGGFSYGDVFGAGVGWAQSILEHKHARQEFENFFKRPDTFALGVCNGCQMITRLRELIPGTENWPTFVENASRQFEARFTMVKIDESRAATPSVFLHGMDGSSLPIAVSHGEGRASFANPNALDNLGDEGLVPLRYVDNRLRVAGPESYPYNPNGSPGGVAGVRSRDGRVFALMPHPERTIMADVGSYIPPEQVEAWGEFGPWVRMFKSARRWVG, encoded by the exons atgccgccgcccaaaAACTTATCTTTATCGCCATCAGTCACTCCGGGAGAGACATCCCCCTTGATCGCTGGAAGCTCCCCGTGTCCTACGCCCACAGTAGGCAACATGGAGTTCCTCACTCTCGTCGGCTCCGAGGCCTATACGGCCAAGCAGGCCGAAGAGCTCAAGACGCGCATTAACAAGACCCAAGACTCTAACAAGGTTGccagcgtcgccggcatctgggtctactacgtccacCTCAAGAACAGCGACAACAACCTCATCGTCCAGCAGAAGCTGACCAAATGGCTCGCCCTGCCCGACCAGACCAATGCCCAGATCCCCGCCAACACTGATACCCAGAAGACGTACTACGTCACCCCGCGCAACATCTCGCCCTGGTCGTCCAAGGGAACCAGCATCACGCACGTCTGCGGCCTTTCCGGCCACATTGACCGCATTGAGCGCGGCcgcgccatcaccatcaactTTGAGAACCCCgtctccgacgacgacatcgccTTCAAGGATGTCGTCTACGACCGCATGACCGAGACGATTGGCCTGTCTCGCCCCGACCTGGCCGCCATGTTCATCGAGGGCCAACGCTTTCCCTTAGAGATCGTCGACATCTTCGGCAATGCCGACCCCGTCTCTACCCTCAAGTCCTACAACAAGCAGTTCGGCCTGGCCATGGACGACTCCGAGATCGAgtacctcgtcgaggtcttcAAACGCCTCGGCCGCAACCCCCATGACGTGGAGCTCTTCATGTTCGCCCAGGTCAACTCGGAGCACTGCCGCCACAAGCAGTTCAACGCCAACTGGACCATCGACCAGCAGCAGATGGGCCACAGTCTCTTTGGCATGATCAAGAACACCCACAAGTCCAACCCCAACTTCACCGTCTCCGCCTACAGTgacaacgccgccgtgctCCAGGGAGAGACCGCCAGCTTCTGGGCCCCTGACTACTCCACTGGTAGCTGGAAGCTTACCAAGGAGGTCGTCCACGtcctcgtcaaagtcgagACGCACAATCACCCCACCGCcatctcccccttccccggtGCCGCCACCGGTGCAGGAGGTGAGATTCGCGACGAGGGTGCCGTCGGTCGCGGTTCTGCCCCCAAAGCCGGTCTCTGCGGTTTTTGGGTATCTGACCTGCTGATTCCCGATGAGAAAGCCCCTTGGGAGGTCGACCTGGGCAAGCCCGCCCATTTCGCCAGCAGTCTTGACATCATGTTGGAGGCCCCCATCGGCAGCGCCCGTTTCAACAACGAGTTCGGCAGACCCTGCCTGCTCGGTTGTTTCCGCACCCTCCTGACCGACGTCGGCAAGGAGGACTCTCCTGAATGGCGCGGTTACCACAAGCCCATCATGATCGCTGGTGGTGTCGGAACCGTGCGCCCGCAGCACGCCCTCAAGGAGCTCGGAGACGTCCACGACGGGGCACACGCCATCGTTCTGGGTGGCCCAGCCATGCTCATCGGTCTCGGTGGAGGAGCCGCCTCCAGCAGTGCATCAAACGAGGACACGGCCGAGCTGGACTTCGCCAGTGTCCAGCGTGGCAACCCTGAGATGGAGCGCCGCGCCCAGATGGTCATCGATACCTGTGCCGCTCTGGGCGAGCAGAACCCTATTGCCATGATCCATGATGTGGGCGCTGGCGGTCTGTCCAATGCCCTACCTGAACTTGTCAAGGATGCCGGTTTCGGTGGCAAATTCGAGCTTCGTCAAGTCCACAGCGCAGACAGCAGTATGAGCCCGCTGCAGATTTGGTGCAATGAGGCTCAGGAGCGTTACGTCCTGCTTGTCAACAAGGAGAACGTCAACCGCTTCGTCAGCATCTGCC GTCGCGAACGGTGCCCCTTCTCTGACGTCGGAACTGTCGTCGCCATGGATGCCGAGGGTAACGCAAAGCTGACTCTTAGCGACCGCGACTCTCCCGAGAACCCCATGCCCATTGACCTCCCTTTCAAtgccctcttccctcccggccgccgcctcgagcgTGTCGTCGAGTCCCGAAAACTGGACCTGCCTGCCTTCTCCGCTGCCTCGTCTCTGGCTGCCGCTGGCGTTGCTGATGCCACcgacgctgccgccctcATCACCGCCGCAACCGAGCGGGTCTTCCGCATGCCCGCCGTCGGCTCAAAGTCCttcctcatcaccatcggcgACAGGACCGTCGGCGGTCTCTCCGTTCGCGACCAGATGGTCGGTCCCTGGCAGACCCCCGTCGCCGACTGCGCGGTCACTGCGACCTCGTTCAGCCTCGGCTCCAACGCCCGCACCGGCGAGGTCATGGCTATGGGCGAGAAACCCCAGCTCGCCCTCATCTCCCCTGCTGCCTCTGCTCGtatggccgtcgccgagagTCTGCTCAaccttggcgccgccgacttcCTCGGTCAGCTGGACCGTGTGAAGCTGTCGGCCAACTGgatggccgccgtcaaccaccctggcgagggcgccggtCTGTACGAGGCCGTCCGCGCCATCGGCATGGAGCTGTGCCCCCAGCTCAAGATCTCCATTCCCGTCGGCAAGGACTCGACCTCGATGAAAGCGTCGTGGAAGGACCGCGAGTccggcgaggccaagagcgTCACGGCGCCCATGtccgtcatcatcaccgcGGTCACCGTCGTTGATGACGTGCGCAACACCTGGACCCCCCAGCTCCGCCGCatcgaggacgtcggcgagacGATCCTCCTGtacgtcgacctcgccgagggcaagaaggccATGGGCGGCTCCGCCTTGGCGCAGTCACTGAGACAGATGGGTAACGAGGCACCTGACGTGCGCAACGTGGATCTCATTACGGACTACTTTGATGCGCTGCAGCAACTACACAAGAGCGGCGTCGTGCTCGCCTACCACGATGTCTCCGACGGTGGCCTCAtgaccgccgtcgccgagatgatGTTCGCCGGCCGCTGTGGCGTCGACCTCATgctcgacggcatcgccaagTCGGACGCCCCTaacgacctcctcgaggctCTCTTCCACGAGGAGCTtggcgccgtcttccaggtcCGCAAGGAGGACGAGACCAACTTCAAGCGCTGCTTCGCCACCTGCGGCCCTCCCCCAGGCCTCATCCGCAAGTTCGGCGTCGTCCAACCCAAGACTAACCAGACGCTCAACATCCGCTACGGCGGCCACACGCCCATCGtcagcctcggccgcgtcgagaTGCAGCAGTggtggtcgaggacgtcgtaCGCGATGCAGAGGGAGCGGGACAACCCGGCGTCCGCCGACAGCGAGTACGCCCTCGTGGCCGACTCGGCCGACCCCGGCCTGTCGTTCAACCTTACCTTCTCCCCCTCGGAGAACATCATGCCCCTGACGGCGTCCCTGGGCAGCCTGCTCCGCAAGGCGCCccgcgtcgccatcctccGCGAGGTGGGCGTCAACAGCCATCGCGAGATGGCCTTCGCCTTCAAAGCGGCGGGCTTCGACCCTGTCGACGTGCACATGTCGGACGTGCTCGCGGGCCGGTCGCTCGCGGACTTTGTGggcgtcgcggccggcggcggcttctcgTACGGTGacgtcttcggcgccggcgtcggctgGGCGCAGTCCATCCTCGAGCACAAGCACGCGCGCCAGGAGTTTGAAAACTTCTTCAAGCGCCCTGACACGTTCGCGCTCGGCGTGTGCAACGGCTGCCAGATGATCACGCGCCTTCGGGAGCTGATCCCGGGCACCGAGAACTGGCCGACTTTCGTTGAGAACGCCAGCAGGCAGTTCGAGGCGCGCTTCACCATGGTCAAGATCGACGAGTCCCgcgcggcgacgccgtccgtCTTCCTCCACGGCATGGACGGCTCATCCCTCCCGATCGCCGTCTCGCACGGCGAGGGCCGGGCATCGTTCGCGAACCCCAacgccctcgacaacctcggcgacgagggcctcgtGCCGCTGAGGTACGTCGACAACCGCCTGCGTGTCGCTGGGCCGGAAAGCTACCCGTACAACCCGAACGGCAGCCCTGGCGGCGTGGCTGGCGTCAGGAGCAGGGACGGCAGGGTCTTCGCCCTCATGCCCCATCCCGAGCGGACCATCATGGCGGACGTCGGCAGCTACATCCCCccggagcaggtcgaggccTGGGGCGAATTCGGCCCGTGGGTCAGAATGTTCAAGAGCGCCAGGCGCTGGGTGGGCTGA
- a CDS encoding Putative methylenetetrahydrofolate reductase, FAD-linked oxidoreductase, translating into MEKITDKIAALPADANYFSLEFFPPKTAMGLSNLRDRLDRMERALRPLFVNVTWGAGGSTSTKSLELAEICQRELGLTTCLHLTCTNMSRKLIDKALEDAKALGIRNILALRGDPPRKDEYRDTEDSDVDDIEDFVWAVDLVKYIRKNYGDYFCIGVAAYPEGHADESHPQGQSFEHDLPYLVEKVQAGADFIMTQLFFDIKAYDKFENILREHPSGAFKDIILLPGLMPIQSYQMIKRTTKLSHAKIPDNLMARLDAAKGDDEKVKQVGVDILSELVEQVKEVKSRTPGPKGFHFYTLNLEKAVSFILERTGLIPDPQLDNEEAVIDDGPGVPVSIPAVQLNGLSPITPAARALSGRRHSSMGSSDPHNRIIVSSASNPAYETTTAGLMASEPVNTRANTLAISEGVGAVGREATWDDFPNGRWGDARSPAYGEIDGYGVSLHMSVTQAIRLWGTPKTIQDINNIFIRHIKGQLSAIPWSEEELLPESNMIQQELLELNTRGWWTVASQPAVNGIPSRDPTFGWGPQHGFVFQKAFVELFIPSSDWAGLVARLNEVTDNTICFYAANAAGDFVSSDSSGGLVLEGTEASTNAVTWGVFPGKEIITPTIIEEVSFRAWAEEAFKIWGEWSKVYGKGSESEALLERIRTEYWLVNIIHHDYVERDALWKLLSGEKEN; encoded by the coding sequence ATGGAGAAGATTACGGACAAGATCGCCGCCCTGCCGGCAGACGCCAACTATTTCTCCTTGGAGTTCTTCCCTCCCAAGACGGCAATGGGTCTCTCTAACCTCCGAGACCGTCTCGACAGAATGGAAAGGGCTCTTCGGCCTCTCTTTGTTAACGTTACATGGGGAGCCGGCGGGTCTACTTCCACAAAGTCACTGGAGCTGGCCGAGATATGCCAGAGGGAGCTTGGCCTCACGACTTGTCTTCACCTGACATGTACAAACATGAGTCGCAAACTCATCGACAAGGCCCTGGAGGATGCAAAGGCATTGGGCATCCGGAACATTCTGGCACTGAGAGGCGACCCGCCGAGGAAGGACGAGTACCGCGATACGGAGGACTCTGATGTGGATGATATTGAGGACTTCGTCTGGGCTGTTGACCTGGTCAAGTACATTCGCAAGAACTACGGCGACTATTTCTGCATAGGTGTTGCCGCCTACCCTGAGGGACACGCGGATGAGAGCCATCCTCAGGGACAGAGCTTCGAGCACGACTTGCCTTATCTGGTTGAGAAGgtccaggccggcgccgacttcatcatgacccagctcttcttcgacatcaaGGCCTATGACAAGTTTGAGAATATTCTCAGAGAACACCCCTCCGGCGCCTTCAAGGATATTATCCTCCTCCCTGGCCTGATGCCCATCCAGAGCTACCAGATGATCAAGCGGACGACCAAGCTCAGCCACGCCAAGATCCCCGACAATCTCATGGCTCGTCTGGACGCGGCCAAGGGTGATGACGAGAAGGTCAAGCAGGTTGGCGTTGACATTCTCAGCGAGCTTGTGGAGCAGGTCAAGGAGGTCAAGAGCAGGACCCCCGGCCCCAAGGGCTTCCACTTCTACACCCTCAATCTCGAAAAAGCCGTCTCCTTCATTCTCGAGAGGACAGGCCTCATTCCCGACCCTCAACTTGACAATGAGGAagccgtcatcgacgacggccctGGTGTCCCCGTCTCCATCCCCGCAGTCCAGCTCAACGGCCTGTCCCCAATTACCCCCGCCGCACGCGCGCTCTCCGGACGCCGACACTCGTCCATGGGCTCCTCAGACCCGCACAACCGCATCAtcgtctcctcggcctcgaatCCTGCCTACGAAACGACGACCGCCGGACTCATGGCTTCGGAGCCCGTCAACACCCGTGCCAACACACTCGCCATATcggagggcgtcggcgctgTCGGCCGCGAGGCGACGTGGGATGACTTCCCCAACGGCCGCTGGGGTGATGCCCGCTCGCCGGCCTACGGTGAGATCGACGGTTACGGCGTCAGCCTGCACATGTCCGTCACGCAGGCCATCCGCCTCTGGGGCACGCCCAAGACGATTCAggacatcaacaacatctTTATCCGCCACATCAAAGGCCAACTCAGCGCCATCCCCTGgtccgaggaggagctccttCCGGAGTCCAACATGATCCAgcaggagctcctcgagctcaaCACCCGCGGCTGGTGGACTGTCGCCTCTCAgcccgccgtcaacggcatccCCTCGCGCGACCCGACCTTTGGGTGGGGCCCGCAGCacggcttcgtcttccaAAAGGCCTTTGTCGAGCTCTTCATCCCCTCGTCCGACTGGGCCGGTCTCGTCGCGCGCCTCAACGAGGTGACGGACAACACCATCTGTTTctacgccgccaacgccgccggcgacttcGTGTCCTCGGATTCGAGCGGCgggctcgtcctcgagggcaCCGAGGCCAGCACCAACGCCGTCACGTGGGGCGTCTTCCCCGGCAAGGAGATCATCACGCCCACCATTATCGAGGAGGTCAGCTTCCGCGCctgggccgaggaggccttcAAGATCTGGGGCGAATGGTCCAAGGTCTACGGCAAAGGGAGCGAGAGCGAAGCCTTGCTGGAACGGATACGCACCGAGTACTGGCTCGTTAACATCATCCACCACGACTACGTCGAGAGGGATGCGCTATGGAAGTTGTTGTCGGGCGAGAAAGAGAACTAG
- a CDS encoding Putative aminoacyl-tRNA synthetase, class I, leucine-tRNA ligase, which produces MQLIHAKHIGRVWPTRAIATCAKAARASPALATRQHNLFTSPYLAQNTQRRSYADIKLDFPALDKKWRQQWEASKVSVSEDDSSKPSKYVLPMFPYPSGTLHLGHLRVYTIADVLARYHTMQGSRVMLPMGWDAFGLPAENAAIERGIAPATWTKSNIAKMKEQLEVMNGNWNWERELTTCDPDFYKHTQKIFLMMLERGLAYQTEAEVNYDPVDMTVLANEQVDANGCSWRSGAKVEKRQLKQWFFRISEFREALLKDLDTLAENEAWPERVLAMQKNWLGKSTGAIIKFPVMAMGHDIHAGIEVFTTRPDTLFGVQYVALASTHPIVSQLAKGDPELQAFLDTLPGLPRDSKVGYMLPHVRAINPLAYHEDTPDDTKKSIPVYVAPYVLGDYGEGAVMGVPGHDLRDNAFWKEHHYDEPVRFVLAASEDESTSAMANDPFVEHGIMTANSGPFKGKSSEQAGQILISMLEGAELAKPIEKWRLRDWLISRQRYWGTPIPVIHCSSCGPVPVPDDQLPVTLPDVGDHWTNGKVGNPLERAEEWVNTSCPKCGGHAKRDTDTMDTFVDSSWYYARFADPHNASEPLSAEAAKTLPVDLYIGGIEHAILHLLYARFIYKFLATTPLFPSSGEAVAVQEPFKRLITQGMVHGKTYTDPKSGRFLKPNEIDLSDPSNPKVVATGATANLSFEKMSKSKYNGVDPTEFISKYGADATRAHILFQAPVSDILNWDEDKIAGVTRWLHRLHDHAVKIQKMPSEGGSVAAHLEERSSNLSSLTDRELAAWDADAAIWRATQDTIESITQSYEGVYSMNTIISDLMGLTNTLLENVGASALIQREAMSVLLRMMAPVAPAIAEECWSLLHPNSGSIFESATFPAKDNTASLLKPRTQPLAIQINGKLRGVVEVPNPPSGLEGDALREWMVNEVMKSDEGKAKFYGGQFDVTSPKRVILARGGKTINFVV; this is translated from the exons ATGCAATTGATCCACGCGAAACATATCGGCCGTGTTTGGCCCACACGGGCCATTGCAACCTGTGCAAAAGCTGCACGAGCTTCCCCGGCCTTGGCTACACGACAGCACAACTTGTTCACGAGCCCGTATCTCGCCCAGAACACGCAACGACGAAGCTATGCAGACATCAAGCTCGACTTCCCTGCTTTGGACAAGAAATGGCGCCAGCAGTGGGAAGCTTCCAAGGTGTCCGTCTCCGAGGATGACTCCAGCAAGCCCAGCAAATATGTCCTCCCAATGTTCCCCTATCCGTCCGGCACGTTGCACCTCGGCCACCTCCGTGTGTATACAATCGCCGATGTCCTCGCTCGATATCACACGATGCAAGGATCCCGCGTTATGCTGCCAATGGGATGGGACGCATTCGGCCTTCCTGCCGAAAACGCTGCTATCGAACGTGGAATTGCCCCCGCAACGTGGACAAAGAGCAACATTGCCAAGATGAAGGAGCAGCTGGAGGTCATGAACGGGAACTGGAACTGGGAGAGG GAACTGACCACTTGCGACCCGGACTTTTACAAGCATACCCAGAAGATTTTCCTGATGATGCTCGAACGTGGCTTAGCTTACCAGACCGAAGCCGAGGTCAACTACGACCCCGTTGATATGACGGTACTGGCGAATGAGCAGGTTGACGCGAATGGATGCTCTTGGAGATCGGGtgccaaggtcgagaagcgGCAGCTCAAGCAGTGGTTCTTCCGAATTTCTGAGTTCAGAGAAGCCTTGCTAAAGGATCTCGATACCCTTGCCGAGAATGAAGCCTGGCCCGAAAGAGTCTTGGCTATGCAGAAAAACTGGCTCGGCAAGTCGACCGGCGCCATCATTAAATTCCCCGTTATGGCCATGGGCCACGACATCCATGCAGGCATCGAGGTCTTCACCACGCGGCCAGATACGCTCTTCGGGGTTCAGTACGTCGCACTCGCCTCGACCCATCCCATTGTGTCCCAACTGGCGAAGGGTGACCCCGAGCTGCAGGCCTTTCTGGATACTCTGCCAGGACTGCCTCGAGACTCCAAGGTGGGCTACATGCTGCCGCACGTGAGGGCTATTAACCCTCTGGCCTACCACGAGGATACCCCCGACGATACGAAGAAATCCATTCCGGTGTATGTTGCGCCCTATGTGCTAGGCGACTATGGCGAAGGCGCCGTCATGGGTGTCCCAGGCCATGACCTGAGAGACAACGCCTTCTGGAAGGAACACCACTATGACGAACCCGTAAGGTTCGTGCTTGCGGCGTCGGAAGACGAATCaacgtcggcgatggcgaacGACCCGTTTGTGGAGCATGGTATCATGACAGCCAATAGCGGGCCCTTCAAGGGAAAGTCCTCCGAGCAGGCAGGTCAAATTCTCATCTCCATGCTTGAGGGGGCGGAGCTAGCCAAGCCGATTGAGAAGTGGAGGTTAAGAGACTGGCTGATCAGTCGCCAACGATACTGGGGAACGCCGATTCCGGTCATCCACTGCAGCTCTTGCGGCCCGGTTCCTGTCCCGGATGACCAGTTGCCAGTTACATTGCCCGACGTTGGCGATCACTGGACAAACGGTAAGGTCGGTAACCCCTTGGAGAGGGCTGAGGAATGGGTCAATACCAGTTGTCCCAAGTGCGGTGGCCACGCCAAGCGCGACACCGATACCATGGATACCTTTGTGGACTCAAGTTGGTACTACGCGCGCTTCGCGGACCCTCACAACGCATCAGAGCCCCTATCTGCCGAAGCTGCAAAGACTCTACCTGTAGACCTTTATATTGGTGGCATCGAGCACGCCATCCTGCACCTGCTCTACGCCAGGTTCATCTACAAGTTCCTAGCTACAACACCCTTGTTCCCTAGCTCGGGCGAAGCCGTCGCTGTTCAAGAGCCCTTCAAAAGACTCATTACGCAAGGCATGGTGCACGGCAAAACATACACTGACCCGAAGTCAGGAAGGTTCTTGAAGCCGAATGAGATCGATTTGAGCGATCCGTCAAACCCCAAGGTTGTAGCTACAGGAGCTACGGCAAATCTGTCGTTCGAGAAGATGTCCAAGTCCAAGTACAATGGAGTTGATCCCACCGAGTTCATCTCCAAGTACGGCGCCGATGCGACGAGAGCTCACATTCTCTTCCAGGCGCCTGTAAGCGACATCCTTAACTgggacgaggacaagatcGCCGGTGTGACACGTTGGCTCCACAGGCTGCATGACCACGCAGTCAAGATTCAGAAGATGCCCAGCGAGGGGGGGTCTGTCGCGGCACACCTTGAGGAGCGGTCAAGCAATCTGTCGTCTCTAACCGACAGAGAGCTGGCTGCTTGGGATGCCGACGCTGCCATCTGGCGAGCCACCCAGGACACCATCGAATCAATCACTCAATCATACGAGGGTGTTTACTCTATGAACACCATCATTTCAGACCTCATGGGTCTGACAAACACTCTTTTGGAGAATGTGGGAGCCAGCGCGCTCATTCAGAGAGAGGCCATGTCCGTCCTCCTTCGGATGATGGCCCCCGTTGCGCCCGCGATTGCCGAAGAGTGCTGGAGCCTTCTTCACCCCAACTCCGGCTCCATCTTCGAATCCGCCACTTTCCCTGCCAAGGATAACACCGCTTCCTTACTGAAGCCTCGCACGCAGCCCCTGGCTATCCAGATCAACGGCAAGCTGCGCggtgtcgtcgaggtcccTAACCCCCCTTCGGGTCTGGAGGGTGATGCGTTGCGGGAGTGGATGGTGAACGAAGTTATGAAGTCGGATGAGGGTAAGGCCAAGTTTTATGGGGGCCAGTTCGACGTTACATCGCCGAAGAGGGTCATCCTGGCTCGTGGTGGTAAGACCATCAACTTTGTAGTCTAG
- a CDS encoding Putative cobW/HypB/UreG, nucleotide-binding domain-containing protein, producing MAPIPITIITGFLGSGKTTLILNLLPQLKAANPSYKLALLKNEFGDLAVDSQLASSNAISGVQELLNGCICCNLVGQLSVALAELHSTVQPDRIVIETSGSAFPATLALEVNRLARETGNYTLDGVISVIDTENWKGYEDTSYTARIQAKYTDLIVFNKWELCSEDRFDEVLDRVGDLEVDIPWVKSKKGWVGADLVFGVDGGLAQGLTEDHTHDHDHKGESHSHDHQTEVEVLSVELKGPKDAAVNADKLQSLLRTAPKDEVYRIKAVLTASSTVRDSDEDAQIPTPPHPKSRYILNWAFGRWTFTPIAEGNAEHASSEGALLRMTMILGRYESNKWKKKLETGSFLEVEGGEGELVVSKIL from the coding sequence ATGGCGCCGAttcccatcaccatcatcactgGTTTCCTCGGTTCCGGCAAGACGACGCTGATTctcaacctcctcccccagcTTAAGGCCGCGAACCCGTCGTACAAGCTTGCTCTCCTCAAAAACGAGTTCGGCGACCTGGCCGTCGACTCGCAGCTGGCCTCCTCCAACGCCATCTCGGGCGTGCAGGAGCTTCTCAACGGCTGCATCTGCTgcaacctcgtcggccagctgagcgtcgccctcgccgagctgcacTCGACTGTCCAACCTGACCGCATCGTCATCGAGACGAGCGGCTCCGCATTCCCCGCGACCCTGGCCCTCGAGGTCAACCGTCTCGCACGAGAGACGGGCAACTACActctcgacggcgtcatcaGCGTCATCGACACGGAAAACTGGAAGGGCTACGAGGACACGAGCTATACGGCGCGCATCCAAGCCAAGTACACGGACCTTATCGTCTTCAACAAGTGGGAGCTCTGCTCCGAGGACCGTTTCGATGAGGTTCTCGACAGGGtgggcgacctcgaggttgACATTCCGTGGGTCAAGAGCAAGAAGGGCTGGGTCGGTGCCGatctcgtcttcggcgtgGATGGCGGCCTTGCGCAAGGCCTGACGGAGGACCACACACATGACCACGACCACAAGGGGGAGAGCCACTCGCACGACCACCAgaccgaggtcgaggttCTATCGGTCGAGCTGAAAGGGcccaaggacgccgccgtcaacgcgGACAAGCTACAGAGCCTGCTGCGCACCGCGCCGAAGGACGAGGTGTACCGCATAAAGGCTGTTCtgaccgcgtcgtcgacggtgaGGGACTCGGACGAAGATGCCCAGATTCCCACGCCACCTCACCCTAAGTCGCGGTATATTCTTAACTGGGCGTTCGGTCGGTGGACTTTCACGCccatcgccgagggcaaTGCCGAGCATGCTTCAAGTGAAGGAGCCCTCCTGCGCATGACCATGATCTTGGGGAGATACGAGAGCAAcaagtggaagaagaagctcgagaccGGCTCgttcctcgaggtcgagggtggcgagggcgagtTGGTGGTTTCGAAGATCTTATGA